The following proteins are encoded in a genomic region of Necator americanus strain Aroian chromosome II, whole genome shotgun sequence:
- a CDS encoding hypothetical protein (NECATOR_CHRII.G6674.T1): MHSGRCKENAPGFSTEEEVRLCICGDNIYVQFCMCCPGGTGDYNQEKCLRMLHRQLKYDKEQLLRSEHQLDLFEVETGLRRGAEAGRFLFNFAVDDIMQCPADVILAPSARPLVDLDLRPGKCMQMWVSSRPSTGIRMDEQPIELVDEFRHLGCMLKNDGSYERDIQQRSAKLTLHSTD; this comes from the exons ATGcattcaggacgctgcaaagaaaacgctcccggttttaGTACCGAGGAAGAAgttcgcctttgcatctgcggagacaatatctacgtacaattctgtatgtgttgcCCTGGTGGTACTGGTGACTACAACCAGGAGAAGTGCCTGAGAATGTTGCATCGTCAGCTGAAATATGATA AAGAACAACTTCTGCGGTCCGAACACCAGTTGGATCTcttcgaagtggaaactggatTGAGACGAGGGGCCGAGGCGGGACgcttcctgttcaactttgccgtcgatGACATAATGCAGTGTCCCGCCGATGTCATTTTGGCACCTTCTGCACGTCCATTGGTGGATCttga cctacgcCCTGGTAAATGCatgcagatgtgggtctcctcgagaccgtcaacgggaatcaggatGGATGAACAAcctatcgaactcgtggatgagtttCGTCatttgggctgtatgctgaaaaacgatggcagctacgagagagatattcagcaaagaagCGCAAAGCTAACTCTGCATTCAACTGATTGA
- a CDS encoding hypothetical protein (NECATOR_CHRII.G6675.T1), whose amino-acid sequence MAGPFLFNFAIDDIMQRTVDQCPADIVLAPSGCLLTDFEFADDVIIFAESSTKLQHVVNLLSKLAAAYGLRLGPDKCKQM is encoded by the coding sequence atggcaggacccttcctgttcaatttcgccatcgacgacattatgcaaagaacagtcgaccagtgtcctgctgacattgtcttagcaccatcagggtgcctcTTGACTGATTTCGAATTCGCCGACGAtgttattatattcgcggaaagcagtacgaaacttcaacatgttgtcaaccttttatcgaagctggctgcagcctatggactacgtctaggccctgataaatgcaagcagatgtag
- a CDS encoding hypothetical protein (NECATOR_CHRII.G6676.T1), translating into MLCTRYWSALSWTDSLIIAKKQRVTSKLAFVRSTTDYVFIVRRMIEIWQRYSKPMQLAFLDFEAAFGSPHRGRLLNALYPDGVPGKFVRLLDDMNQ; encoded by the coding sequence atgttatgtacaaggtattggagcgcattatcttggaccgactcattaatcatcgcgaagaaacaacgcgtgacgagcaagctggctttcgtccgaTCTACGACTGACTatgtgttcatcgtcaggagaatgatcgaaatctggcagcggtattcgaagccaatgcaactagcgtttctggactttgaagccgcgttcggctctcctcaccgaggccgtcttctcaacgcgctctaccccgatggagtaccaggaaagttcgttcgcttgcttgatgacatgaatcagtga
- a CDS encoding hypothetical protein (NECATOR_CHRII.G6677.T2): MTESTDAGRRDSDHRPVLPSFKTRFHKRNRGVPLQPKIDLAGLKDDECRTKFRQRVSICVGVRTRKKLSDADSFIKCIKDAARETLPVLLPRKKFVFAETESTYDFVCVARSAGDFNQEKRLRRRLRRQLQQDRENEWTSRAMEFEKAWEDSNPRKAYALLKQYCGKMKRCSPVLNTVNGVAVGEATIPIWREHFKTLLNRLASSALELKHVHTSTYAVNEEPPTESEVLVCI, encoded by the exons ATGACCgagtccaccgacgccg GACGTcgcgactctgaccaccgtccagttcttcccaGCTTCAAGacacggttccacaagagaaaccgaggagttcctcttcaaccgaaaatcgacttGGCAGgtttgaaagacgatgaatgcagaacaaaattccgccaacgtgtgtctatttgtgttggagtacggaccaggaagaagcttagcgatgcggattccttcataAAGTGCATcaaggacgctgcaagggaaacgctcccggttctattgccgcgaaAGAAGTTTGTCTTTGCAGAAACAGAATCCACGTACGATtttgtatgtgtcgcgcgcagcgctggtgacttcaaccaggaaaagcgtcttagaaggaggctgcgtcgtcaactgcaacaagaccgcgaaaacgagtggacgtcaagagcgatggagtttgagaaggcgtgggaggacagcaacccgcggaaagcctatgctctattAAAACAATAttgcggcaaaatgaaaagatgttctcctgtcctcaacactgtcaATGGAGttgctgtcggtgaagcaacaattccaatttggagagaacacttcaagaccttgctgaaccgatTAGCATCGTCAGCTCTTGAACTCAAGCACGTTCATACatcgacatatgcggttaacgaggaaccgccgaccgagtcggaggttctagtctgtatttaa
- a CDS encoding hypothetical protein (NECATOR_CHRII.G6678.T1), whose amino-acid sequence MLVFLAVSLGVGLCVTQMLSAVKRAQNRIAKFLCIIVFMSAVSKEVGNKIHPASEMDDPLFHFEYGFSFISLKSSFLLTEFAALFSIVVYMAKRDERTFNRYKIRSLLKYRAKSMREKTQLELIQDCYTNHTTRFTRGRRAGISSPGSDIASFEEITSPIKLEKKRSEETSGAAQHPELLIPDFGKGDPRTKRHAEIKSESGESDSHIKK is encoded by the exons ATGTTAGTATTTCTGGCTGTGAGCCTGGGCGTGGGTCTCTGCGTGACACAAATGCTTTCTGCGGTGAAACGAGCCCAGAATA GGATAGCGAAATTCCTTTGcatcattgtttttatgtcGGCAGTATCCAAAGAAGTTGGGAACAAAATTCATCCTGCTAGTGAAATGGATGACCCTCTTTTTCACTTCGAATATGGATTCTCGTTCATTTCGTTGAAG AGCTCATTTCTACTTACTGAATTTGCGGCTCTCTTCTCGATTGTCGTCTACATGGCTAAACGAGACGAAAGGACGTTTAATCGCTACAAAATTCGAAGTCTACTCAAATACCGTGCg AAGtcaatgagagaaaaaactcaGTTAGAGTTGATACAAGACTGTTATACCAACCACACCACCAGATTTACCAGAGGGCGACGCGCTGG AATAAGCAGTCCAGGATCTGACATCGCTTCTTTCGAAGAGATAACTTCTCCAATCAAACTTGAAAAGAAACGCAGTGAAGAAACAAGCGGTGCTGCCCAGCATCCCGAGCTCCTAATTCCAGATTTTGGGAAG GGCGATCCGCGAACCAAACGTCACgcagaaataaaatcagaaaGCGGTGAGAGTGACAGCCACATAAAGAAATGA
- a CDS encoding hypothetical protein (NECATOR_CHRII.G6678.T4) yields MSAVSKEVGNKIHPASEMDDPLFHFEYGFSFISLKSSFLLTEFAALFSIVVYMAKRDERTFNRYKIRSLLKYRAKSMREKTQLELIQDCYTNHTTRFTRGRRAGISSPGSDIASFEEITSPIKLEKKRSEETSGAAQHPELLIPDFGKGDPRTKRHAEIKSESDRKRTDNSLKTFSDHHARTREMGTVFSDVYRYLPGIFTDLATAVLLRQLICRTPTLNWGHAEIGVEWKQRKQIRSRSRS; encoded by the exons atgtcGGCAGTATCCAAAGAAGTTGGGAACAAAATTCATCCTGCTAGTGAAATGGATGACCCTCTTTTTCACTTCGAATATGGATTCTCGTTCATTTCGTTGAAG AGCTCATTTCTACTTACTGAATTTGCGGCTCTCTTCTCGATTGTCGTCTACATGGCTAAACGAGACGAAAGGACGTTTAATCGCTACAAAATTCGAAGTCTACTCAAATACCGTGCg AAGtcaatgagagaaaaaactcaGTTAGAGTTGATACAAGACTGTTATACCAACCACACCACCAGATTTACCAGAGGGCGACGCGCTGG AATAAGCAGTCCAGGATCTGACATCGCTTCTTTCGAAGAGATAACTTCTCCAATCAAACTTGAAAAGAAACGCAGTGAAGAAACAAGCGGTGCTGCCCAGCATCCCGAGCTCCTAATTCCAGATTTTGGGAAG GGCGATCCGCGAACCAAACGTCACgcagaaataaaatcagaaaGCG ATCGTAAGCGAACAGACAACTCGCTCAAAACATTTTCCGATCACCATGCAAGGACTCGAGAAATGGGAACAGTTTTTTCTGATGTTTACAG ATACCTTCCTGGGATTTTCACAGATCTTGCAACAGCAGTTCTCCTTCGACAACTCATTTGTCGAACTCCTACACTCAACTGGGGCCATGCCGAAATCGGTGTTGAATGGAAGCAGAGAAAGCAGATTCGCAGCAGAAGTCGCAGTTAA
- a CDS encoding hypothetical protein (NECATOR_CHRII.G6678.T3) has protein sequence MSAVSKEVGNKIHPASEMDDPLFHFEYGFSFISLKSSFLLTEFAALFSIVVYMAKRDERTFNRYKIRSLLKYRAKSMREKTQLELIQDCYTNHTTRFTRGRRAGISSPGSDIASFEEITSPIKLEKKRSEETSGAAQHPELLIPDFGKGDPRTKRHAEIKSESEQKNGFTLCFEKRCLSRNKKLVCNGISSTNWDKEPSVALEKSVSVQPEELPHSSWTTEMYFQVPNKIHRNAAHFCNTPTCVNYLNPKKKTYDYLGIIGSCCKMLFGVPLDN, from the exons atgtcGGCAGTATCCAAAGAAGTTGGGAACAAAATTCATCCTGCTAGTGAAATGGATGACCCTCTTTTTCACTTCGAATATGGATTCTCGTTCATTTCGTTGAAG AGCTCATTTCTACTTACTGAATTTGCGGCTCTCTTCTCGATTGTCGTCTACATGGCTAAACGAGACGAAAGGACGTTTAATCGCTACAAAATTCGAAGTCTACTCAAATACCGTGCg AAGtcaatgagagaaaaaactcaGTTAGAGTTGATACAAGACTGTTATACCAACCACACCACCAGATTTACCAGAGGGCGACGCGCTGG AATAAGCAGTCCAGGATCTGACATCGCTTCTTTCGAAGAGATAACTTCTCCAATCAAACTTGAAAAGAAACGCAGTGAAGAAACAAGCGGTGCTGCCCAGCATCCCGAGCTCCTAATTCCAGATTTTGGGAAG GGCGATCCGCGAACCAAACGTCACgcagaaataaaatcagaaaGCG AACAG AAGAATGGTTTCACGTTGTGTTTTGAAAAGCGTTGTCTGTCacgaaataaaaa GTTGGTCTGCAATGGGATAAGCAGCACAAACTGGGATAAG GAACCGAGTGTCGCACTGGAAAAAAGCGTCAGTGTTCAGCCCGAAGAGCTACCTCACAGTTCATGGACAACAGAAATGTATTTCCAGGTTCCCAATAAAATTCACAGAAATGCGGCTCATTTTTGTAATACACCAACCTGTGTCAATTATcttaatccaaaaaaaaaaacctacgatTATCTTGGCATTATTGGTTCCTGTTGTAAAATGCTCTTCGGTGTGCCCTTAGACAATTGA
- a CDS encoding hypothetical protein (NECATOR_CHRII.G6678.T2) — MVSRCVLKSVVCHEIKSFKYRPSNNHKMRSEKQNQCNSWLVCNGISSTNWDKDQEPSVALEKSVSVQPEELPHSSWTTEMYFQVPNKIHRNAAHFCNTPTCVNYLNPKKKTYDYLGIIGSCCKMLFGVPLDN; from the exons ATGGTTTCACGTTGTGTTTTGAAAAGCGTTGTCTGTCacgaaataaaaa GTTTCAAATATAGACCGAGTAACAATCATAAGATGAgatcagaaaaacaaaatcagtGCAATAGCTG GTTGGTCTGCAATGGGATAAGCAGCACAAACTGGGATAAG GATCAGGAACCGAGTGTCGCACTGGAAAAAAGCGTCAGTGTTCAGCCCGAAGAGCTACCTCACAGTTCATGGACAACAGAAATGTATTTCCAGGTTCCCAATAAAATTCACAGAAATGCGGCTCATTTTTGTAATACACCAACCTGTGTCAATTATcttaatccaaaaaaaaaaacctacgatTATCTTGGCATTATTGGTTCCTGTTGTAAAATGCTCTTCGGTGTGCCCTTAGACAATTGA
- a CDS encoding hypothetical protein (NECATOR_CHRII.G6679.T2), with translation MPRSSYGSYFEVLSRFFFAHLTSCSGIADLAVSVAEMTKIKVRDLRGKKKEELMKLTQDQKSELASLRVVKVTGGAPAKLSKIRIVTKNVARIQTVIRQTQKQELRKLYAKSKRKPLDLRKRKTRAIRRFLTAHEKCQKSAKQKAKEHAFPMRLFAVKA, from the exons ATGCCTCGGAGTTCTTATGGGTCTTATTTCGAG GTTcttagtcgtttttttttcgctcaccTGACGAGTTGCTCGGGAATCGCTGACTTAGCTGTTTCAG TTGCTGAGATGACGAAAATCAAGGTCCGCGATCTCCGTGgtaagaagaaggaagagctCATGAAACTAACACAAGATCAGAAGTCGGAGTTAGCGTCACTGAGA gtggTCAAGGTTACAGGTGGCGCTCCAGCGAAATTGAGCAAAATTAGGATTGTCACAAAAAATGTAGCTCGCATTCAAACTGTGATTCGTCAAACTCAGAAACAAGAACTCCGGAAGCTCTACGCA AAATCGAAGCGTAAACCTCTTGATCTTCGTAAGAGGAAGACTCGTGCTATCCGTCGCTTTCTAACGGCTCATGAGAAGTGCCAGAAGAGTGCGAAACAGAAGGCCAAAGAACATGCATTTCCTATGCGTTTGTTCGCTGTCAAGGCATGA
- a CDS encoding hypothetical protein (NECATOR_CHRII.G6679.T1) yields the protein MTKIKVRDLRGKKKEELMKLTQDQKSELASLRVVKVTGGAPAKLSKIRIVTKNVARIQTVIRQTQKQELRKLYAKSKRKPLDLRKRKTRAIRRFLTAHEKCQKSAKQKAKEHAFPMRLFAVKA from the exons ATGACGAAAATCAAGGTCCGCGATCTCCGTGgtaagaagaaggaagagctCATGAAACTAACACAAGATCAGAAGTCGGAGTTAGCGTCACTGAGA gtggTCAAGGTTACAGGTGGCGCTCCAGCGAAATTGAGCAAAATTAGGATTGTCACAAAAAATGTAGCTCGCATTCAAACTGTGATTCGTCAAACTCAGAAACAAGAACTCCGGAAGCTCTACGCA AAATCGAAGCGTAAACCTCTTGATCTTCGTAAGAGGAAGACTCGTGCTATCCGTCGCTTTCTAACGGCTCATGAGAAGTGCCAGAAGAGTGCGAAACAGAAGGCCAAAGAACATGCATTTCCTATGCGTTTGTTCGCTGTCAAGGCATGA